In Brienomyrus brachyistius isolate T26 chromosome 25, BBRACH_0.4, whole genome shotgun sequence, a single window of DNA contains:
- the LOC125720577 gene encoding enoyl-CoA hydratase, mitochondrial-like: MAIFCRSASFAVRQAASFVFTGARRYSTDAHFEFILANKRGVKENVGLIQLNRPKALNALCDGLMQEVNQALDGFEGDSQVGAIVITGSEKAFAAGADIKEMQNWAFPACYSANFLSHWNRVSSARKPVIAAVNGFALGGGCELAMMCDNIYAGEKAQFGQPEILLGTIPGAGGTQRLTRAVGKSLAMEMVLTGKRLSAQEAMQAGLVSGVFPVQQLVPEATRCAEKIASNSKIITAMAKEAINAAFELPLAEGNRLEKRLFHATFATEDRKEGMTAFVEKRKVSFQGK, translated from the coding sequence ATGGCGATATTTTGCAGATCCGCGTCGTTTGCGGTGAGACAAGCCGCTTCATTCGTTTTCACTGGTGCTCGGCGATACAGCACCGATGCTCACTTTGAATTTATTTTGGCGAACAAGAGGGGAGTGAAGGAAAACGTCGGCTTAATACAACTTAACCGGCCGAAAGCGCTCAATGCGCTCTGTGACGGTCTTATGCAGGAAGTAAATCAAGCCCTGGACGGGTTCGAAGGGGACAGCCAGGTTGGCGCTATCGTAATCACCGGCAGCGAAAAGGCATTCGCAGCTGGAGCAGACATTAAAGAGATGCAGAACTGGGCATTTCCAGCATGCTACAGTGCCAACTTTTTATCGCACTGGAACAGAGTCTCCTCCGCAAGGAAACCAGTAATAGCTGCCGTAAACGGCTTTGCATTAGGGGGAGGATGCGAACTTGCTATGATGTGCGACAACATTTATGCTGGGGAGAAGGCCCAGTTCGGCCAGCCGGAGATACTGTTAGGCACCATCCCTGGCGCGGGTGGAACCCAACGGCTCACCAGAGCGGTTGGCAAGTCGCTGGCCATGGAGATGGTGCTGACGGGGAAACGACTGTCAGCCCAGGAAGCAATGCAGGCCGGCCTCGTCAGCGGCGTGTTCCCCGTCCAGCAGCTGGTACCGGAAGCTACCAGGTGTGCGGAGAAGATAGCTTCCAATTCAAAGATAATCACTGCGATGGCTAAGGAGGCCATCAATGCAGCCTTTGAGCTACCGCTGGCTGAGGGGAACCGCCTGGAGAAAAGGCTGTTTCATGCCACCTTCGCCACGGAGGATCGGAAGGAAGGAATGACCGCATTCGTGGAGAAGAGGAAGGTGTCGTTCCAGGGCAAATAA